One Spea bombifrons isolate aSpeBom1 chromosome 1, aSpeBom1.2.pri, whole genome shotgun sequence DNA window includes the following coding sequences:
- the RAB36 gene encoding ras-related protein Rab-36, protein MLNQQMLPVSKDRVISKMPKCYTPESCLHYKSQFDEQVRTACQQRHAGSFGLKMSKVVMVGDLYVGKTSLINRFCKNVFDRDYKATIGVDFEIERFEILGVPFNLQIWDTAGQEKFKCIASTYYRGAQVIITAFDLGDIQTLEHTKRWVEDALRENDPENCFVFLVGTKMDTLSIAECERTERDALKFAMEIKAEYWSVSAKTGEHVKDFFFRVAALAFEQSMKRELEKSRDGTAQIGTGTLIQLEGSSVGKKENDSQMNPNCC, encoded by the exons ATGCTGAACCAGCAGATGCTACCTGTAAGCAAAGACAGAGTCATCTCAAAGATGCCCAAG TGTTACACTCCTGAATCATGCCTCCATTACAAGTCCCAATTTGATGAACAAGTGAGAACAGCTTGCCAGCAGCGCCATGCGGGTAGCTTTGG GTTGAAGATGTCCAAAGTTGTGATGGTGGGAGATCTTTATGTGGGGAAGACCAGTTTGATCAACAG GTTCTGCAAGAACGTGTTTGATCGGGATTATAAAGCAACAATTGGAGTCGATTTTGAGATTGAGCGGTTTGAGATTTTGGGGGTTCCATTTAACCTCCAAAT ATGGGACACAGCTGGACAGGAGAAGTTCAAATGTATTGCTTCAACATACTACCGAGGAGCACAGG TGATCATTACTGCATTTGATTTGGGTGACATCCAAACCTTGGAACACACAAA ACGTTGGGTAGAGGATGCCCTCAGGGAAAATGATCCTGAGAATTGCTTCGTTTTCCTGGTTGGCACAAAAATGGACACATTG tctaTAGCAGAGTGTGAGCGGACGGAGCGTGATGCTTTAAAATTTGCCATGGAAATTAAGGCAGAATACTGGTCTGTCTCAGCAAAAACAG GGGAGCACGTAAAGGATTTCTTTTTCCGAGTGGCAGCTCTGGCCTTTGAACAGTCAATGAAAAGAGAACTGGAGAAGAGCAGAGACGGCACAGCTCAGATTGGAACTGGAACCCTCATAC aactGGAAGGAAGCTCAGTAGGGAAGAAGGAAAATGATAGCCAAATGAATCCAAATTGCTGTTAG